A section of the Rhodospirillales bacterium genome encodes:
- a CDS encoding elongation factor Ts — MTQITASMIKDLRESTGAGMLDCKKALEENAGNLEAAIDWLRTKGLSKAAKKSGRTTSEGLVVVATSADEKRAVVVEVNSETDFVGRNEQFQAFVRDIAQLAAREKHDLESLLAAPLSGKPVSEALTELIATIGENMAVRRMASLEVGQGVVASYVHNAVLPGLGKIGVLVALESAAPAEKLHELGKKLAMHVAAANPEFLEVSAVDPAALERERSVLSEQARASGKPEEVIAKMVDGRIRKYYEEVVLMEQVFIMDGENKIAKVVEAAAKEASAPIKVAGFARMALGEGIQKEETDFAAEVARAVNG; from the coding sequence ATGACCCAAATCACTGCATCGATGATTAAAGACCTGCGCGAAAGCACCGGCGCGGGGATGCTGGACTGCAAAAAGGCGCTTGAAGAAAACGCCGGAAACCTTGAAGCCGCAATCGACTGGCTGCGCACGAAGGGGTTGTCCAAGGCGGCGAAGAAATCGGGCCGCACGACATCGGAAGGTTTGGTCGTGGTCGCGACCAGCGCGGACGAAAAACGCGCAGTGGTGGTCGAGGTCAACTCCGAAACCGATTTCGTCGGCCGTAACGAACAATTCCAGGCTTTCGTGCGCGACATCGCGCAACTGGCCGCGCGCGAAAAGCACGATCTTGAAAGCCTTCTGGCCGCGCCGCTTTCGGGCAAGCCGGTTTCCGAGGCGCTGACCGAGCTGATCGCCACGATCGGCGAAAACATGGCGGTGCGTCGTATGGCATCGCTGGAAGTCGGGCAAGGCGTGGTCGCCAGCTATGTCCACAACGCGGTGTTGCCGGGTCTGGGCAAGATCGGCGTTCTGGTTGCGCTGGAATCCGCCGCGCCTGCCGAAAAGCTGCATGAGCTTGGCAAAAAACTGGCGATGCATGTCGCCGCCGCCAACCCGGAATTCCTTGAGGTTTCCGCGGTCGACCCCGCCGCGCTGGAGCGCGAGCGCAGCGTGCTGAGCGAACAGGCCCGCGCCTCCGGCAAGCCGGAGGAGGTCATCGCCAAGATGGTCGATGGCCGCATCCGCAAATATTACGAGGAAGTGGTGCTGATGGAGCAGGTCTTCATCATGGACGGCGAAAACAAGATCGCCAAGGTGGTCGAGGCCGCCGCGAAAGAGGCCAGCGCGCCGATCAAGGTGGCTGGATTCGCGCGCATGGCGCTGGGCGAGGGCATCCAGAAGGAAGAAACCGACTTTGCCGCCGAAGTGGCTCGCGCCGTTAACGGGTAA
- a CDS encoding dihydroneopterin aldolase translates to MSKSKGRETTRIVIRDLRMMAEIGVYPAERGVKQPVVVNVVADIAAPQDAPVDFYVCYHTLAKNVQALAGAGHINLVEDLAEGIARIALATTGVIGVHVRVEKTAALPDAAGVGVEIYRTL, encoded by the coding sequence TTGAGCAAATCGAAAGGGCGCGAAACCACCCGTATCGTCATTCGCGATTTGCGGATGATGGCGGAGATCGGCGTCTATCCGGCCGAGCGCGGGGTGAAGCAGCCGGTGGTGGTGAACGTGGTCGCGGATATCGCCGCGCCACAGGACGCGCCTGTGGATTTTTACGTATGTTATCATACGCTTGCGAAAAATGTGCAGGCGTTGGCCGGGGCCGGGCATATCAATCTGGTCGAGGATCTGGCGGAAGGGATCGCGCGCATCGCGCTGGCGACCACGGGCGTCATCGGTGTGCATGTGCGGGTGGAGAAAACGGCCGCGCTGCCCGATGCGGCAGGCGTGGGCGTCGAGATTTACCGGACACTTTAA